TGGTTTTGATGGCTAGAATTACATGTGAATTTTTCTCGGATGTACTGGGAATTTCAACGTCGATGACGGTGTTGTTGCCGGAAGCGGGTAAGCATCGAATTGGTATGGCGGGTAGCGTTGAGCGGGAAACGTATCCGGTTTTGTATTTGCTCCATGGGTTGTCGGATGATGATAGTACTTGGACACGGCGGAGTGCGATTGAACGTTATGTTGCGAAGCTTGGATTGATTGTGGTGATGCCTAATGGCTATCGCGGCTTTTATACTAATATGCAGAATGGTTATCGATATTGGGATTATATTGCTCATGAGGTTCCAAAGATTGCCGAACACTATTTTCCGATTAGTAAGAAGCGGAGCGAGACATTTGTTGCCGGTTTGTCGATGGGCGGTTATGGCGCGATGAAGCTGGCTCTGAATTTCCCGGAGCGTTTTGCGGCGGCAGCGAGTTTTTCCGGTGCTTTGGATATTGCTGAACATTTGAAGGCAGAGGTGCCGGAAGGCGCTGACCCGGCAGTAGCGGCAATGCTGCAAGCGTTGCGGCAGGAGCAGATGAATACTTTTGGTAGTTTGGAAGATTTTATTGGTAGTGAAAATGATTTATTTGCCGTGGCCAAATCGAAGACGATGAGCGCTGAGTATAAGCCGCGCTTGTATCAGGCTTGCGGAACTGAAGATTTTCTTTATCAACAAAATATTAATTTCCGTGACTTTATTATCAATGAAACGGACTTGAATGTATTGTATGATGAGGGACCGGGCGCACATACTTGGGAGTACTGGGATGTACAGGTGCAGAAAGCACTGCAATTTTTCATGGGAGAACC
The Culicoidibacter larvae DNA segment above includes these coding regions:
- a CDS encoding alpha/beta hydrolase, whose amino-acid sequence is MARITCEFFSDVLGISTSMTVLLPEAGKHRIGMAGSVERETYPVLYLLHGLSDDDSTWTRRSAIERYVAKLGLIVVMPNGYRGFYTNMQNGYRYWDYIAHEVPKIAEHYFPISKKRSETFVAGLSMGGYGAMKLALNFPERFAAAASFSGALDIAEHLKAEVPEGADPAVAAMLQALRQEQMNTFGSLEDFIGSENDLFAVAKSKTMSAEYKPRLYQACGTEDFLYQQNINFRDFIINETDLNVLYDEGPGAHTWEYWDVQVQKALQFFMGEPWK